One window of Mycoplasma cottewii genomic DNA carries:
- the fba gene encoding class II fructose-1,6-bisphosphate aldolase, producing MPKLYHKRLVNAKQMVKDAHANKYAIGHFNINNLEWTKAILEAAQASNTPVILGTSEGAIKYMGGVETVVGMVNGLLDFLDITVPVALHLDHGQTVEMAKKCILAGYSSVMFDGSHYPYEQNLAMTKELIKFADEYEVSVEAEIGSIGGEEDGVVGQGELADPKQAEEISKTGISMLAAGIGNIHGKYPSWWESLSFDTLEKLQQACNMPMVLHGGSGIPQDQVKKAISMGISKINVNTELQLAFRDATRKYVESGKDLDDNTKGFDPRKLLKPGYESLKSTFLELTEWFGCKGKA from the coding sequence ATGCCAAAACTATATCACAAACGTTTAGTTAATGCTAAACAAATGGTAAAAGATGCTCATGCCAATAAATATGCAATTGGGCACTTTAATATTAACAACTTAGAATGAACAAAAGCTATTTTAGAAGCAGCTCAAGCTTCAAACACTCCAGTTATTTTAGGAACTAGTGAAGGTGCTATTAAATACATGGGTGGAGTTGAAACTGTTGTTGGAATGGTTAACGGATTATTAGACTTTTTAGATATTACTGTTCCAGTTGCTTTACACTTAGATCATGGTCAAACTGTTGAAATGGCTAAAAAATGTATTTTAGCAGGTTATTCATCAGTTATGTTTGATGGATCACACTATCCATATGAACAAAACTTAGCAATGACAAAAGAATTAATTAAATTTGCTGATGAATACGAAGTTTCAGTTGAAGCTGAAATTGGTTCAATTGGTGGAGAAGAAGACGGTGTTGTTGGACAAGGTGAATTAGCAGATCCAAAACAAGCTGAAGAAATTTCAAAAACTGGAATTTCAATGTTAGCTGCTGGAATTGGAAACATTCACGGTAAATATCCAAGTTGATGAGAATCACTATCATTCGACACATTAGAAAAATTACAACAAGCATGCAATATGCCAATGGTATTACACGGTGGATCAGGAATTCCTCAAGATCAAGTTAAAAAAGCAATCTCAATGGGAATTTCAAAAATTAACGTTAATACTGAATTACAATTAGCATTTAGAGATGCTACTAGAAAATATGTTGAATCAGGTAAAGATTTAGATGATAATACAAAAGGATTTGATCCACGTAAATTATTAAAACCTGGATATGAATCATTAAAATCAACATTCTTAGAATTAACTGAATGATTTGGATGCAAAGGAAAAGCTTAA
- the rpmE gene encoding 50S ribosomal protein L31, whose protein sequence is MPRNDIQPKYFNEAKFVCTTCSNEWVCGTTKAEEIRLDICSNCHPFYTGAQTFVNNAGRVEQFKSKFAKRDSIKATAEKHSADQKAKNKESQN, encoded by the coding sequence ATGCCAAGAAATGATATTCAACCAAAATACTTTAACGAAGCTAAATTCGTTTGTACAACTTGTTCTAATGAATGAGTATGTGGTACAACTAAAGCAGAAGAAATAAGACTTGATATTTGTTCAAATTGCCACCCATTCTACACTGGGGCTCAAACATTTGTTAACAATGCTGGTCGTGTTGAACAATTCAAATCTAAATTTGCTAAAAGAGATTCTATTAAAGCAACTGCTGAAAAACACTCAGCTGATCAAAAAGCAAAAAACAAAGAAAGCCAAAATTAG